One Hypomesus transpacificus isolate Combined female chromosome 6, fHypTra1, whole genome shotgun sequence DNA segment encodes these proteins:
- the fig4a gene encoding polyphosphoinositide phosphatase translates to MPLTAAVISGVQKLVLYETRARYFLVGSNHAQTKHRVLKIDRTEPRDLVIIDDKHVYSQQEVRELLGRLDLGNRPKMGQKGSSGLSRAVSAYGIVGFVRFLEGYYIVLITKRRKMADIGGHSIYKIEDTSMIHIPNDSVRVTHPDEARYVRIFQNVDLSSNFYFSYSYDLSHSLQYNLTLLKSPCDPGAEPEEEVHTQSRQDSFDIFEDEGQPTQVVHGIQNEPYAKYVWNAKLLECVKDVVHHDWLMYIIHGFCGQSKLLIYGRPVHVTLIARRSSKFAGTRFLKRGANCQGDVANEVETEQIIHDASVMSFRAGSYSSYVQVRGSVPLYWSQDISTMMPKPPIRLDQADPYAHVAALHFDQMLQRFGSPIIILNLVKKREKRKHEKILSEELYPAILNLNQFLPPEHCIDYIAWDMARYTKSKLCNVLDRLSMIAENVVKRTGFFINRSDFYCHNLRPDDRWGDLGGHISSNGRVQTGVLRTNCVDCLDRTNTAQFMVGKCALAYQLYALGMIDKPKLQFDTDCVRLFEELYEDHGDTLSLQYGGSQLVHRVKTYRKIAPWTQHSKDIMQTLSRYYSNAFSDADRQDAINLFLQVYQPCDNRPHLWELPTDFYLHQSNTMALLHHRRSYTYWWSEGILSYLPLPYDEVPCEENMKKVKVKRVNRYDQSIDIYTEFFKPYELTSFDDTFCVAMTNSAREFMPKTVGVDPSPFTVRKPEETGKSVLGNKSSKEEAVLQRKTAASAPPPPSEEAISSSSEDDSEEDREDDASVSQRSTPVRISEAGDGGRAQEDQHQPMRETYGLNLDDSPAKDDLVIYHTFAHLGQNQHTVEKTEPTYLENAINLVPVSRFEEDSIFEVSPPRVDKETCELFESHVMTGHGQVRALCREDVLMYREYIKNRYM, encoded by the exons ATGCCTTTAACGGCGGCGGTCATCAGCGGGGTGCAGAAGCTGGTTCTGTACGAGACCAGAGCT AGATACTTTCTCGTGGGGAGCAATCACGCCCAGACCAAACATCGTGTTCTCAAAATTGACCGCACGGAACCTCGGGACCTTGTGATTATCGATGACAAG CACGTGTACAGTCAACAGGAGGTCAGGGAGTTGCTAGGGCGACTGGATCTTGGCAACCGCCCCAAGATGGGTCAGAAGGGCTCATCTGGCCTCTCCAGAGCTGTGTCTGCCTACGGCATCGTag GCTTTGTCCGCTTCCTGGAAGGCTATTACATAGTCCTGATCACCAAACGGAGGAAGATGGCTGACATAGGCGGCCACTCTATCTACAAGATCGAGGATACCAGCATGATCCACATCCCCAACGACTCAGTCAGGGTTACCCACCCTGATGAGGCCAG ATATGTAAGGATCTTCCAAAATGTGGACCTTTCTAGCAACTTCTACTTTAG CTATAGCTACGACCTCAGCCATTCGCTGCAATACAACCTGACGCTGCTGAAGAGCCCATGTGAcccaggggcggagccagaggAGGAAGTGCACACACAGAGCCGCCAGGACAGCTTTGACATATTTGAGGACGAGGGCCAGCCCACGCAAG TGGTCCATGGGATTCAGAACGAGCCCTACGCCAAGTATGTGTGGAACGCCAAGCTCCTGGAGTGTGTCAAGGACGTGGTGCATCACGACTGGCTCATGTACATCATTCACGGCTTCTGTGGCCAGTCCA AGCTCCTGATATATGGAAGGCCGGTCCATGTGACGCTCATCGCCAGACGCTCAAGCAAGTTCGCCGGAACTCGCTTCCTCAAAAGAGGAGCCAACTGCCAG GGCGACGTGGCCAATGAGGTTGAAACAGAGCAGATCATCCATGACGCCTCTGTGATGTCGTTCAGAGCGGGAAGCTACTCGTCCTATGTCCAGGTCCGGGGCTCCGTCCCCCTCTACTGGTCCCAAGACATCTCCACCATGATGCCCAAACCCCCTATACGCT TGGACCAGGCCGACCCCTACGCCCACGTGGCCGCGCTCCACTTCGACCAAATGCTGCAGCGTTTCGGGTcacccatcatcatcctcaaccTCGTCAAG AAACGAGAGAAACGGAAGCATGAGAAGATCCTGAGTGAGGAGTTGTATCCAGCCATCTTAAACCTCAACCAGTTCCTCCCACCAGAACACTGCATCGACTACATTGCCTGGGACATGGCACGGTACACCAAAAG TAAACTGTGTAATGTACTGGATCGCCTCAGTATGATAGCAGAGAATGTGGTCAAGAGGACTGGCTTCTTCATCAACCGCTCCGATTTCTACTGCCACAACCTCCGGCCGGATGATAG ATGGGGAGACTTGGGTGGTCACATCTCCTCCAATGGACGTGTCCAG aCTGGAGTCCTGCGGACCAACTGTGTGGACTGTCTAGACCGGACCAACACCGCCCAGTTCATGGTGGGGAAGTGTGCCCTGGCCTATCAACTCTATGCACTGGGCATGATTGACAAGCCCAAGCTCCAATTTGACACAGACTGTGTCCG gctgtttGAGGAGCTCTATGAGGACCATGgagacaccctctctctccagtatggCGGCTCCCAGCTGGTCCACAGGGTGAAGACATACCGCAAGATCGCCCCCTGGACGCAGCACTCTAAGGACATCATGCAGACACTGTCCCGTTACTACAGCAATGCcttctcag aTGCTGACAGACAGGATGCCATTAACCTGTTCCTGCAGGTGTATCAGCCATGTGACAACAGGCCTCACCTGTGGGAGCTGCCTACAGACTTCTACCTGCACCAGAGCAACACCATGGCCCTGCTCCACCACCGCCGCAG ctacaCGTACTGGTGGTCGGAGGGAATCTTGTCCTATCTGCCACTGCCCTATGATGAAG TCCCTTGTGAAGAGAACATGAAGAAGGTGAAGGTGAAGAGGGTCAACCGCTATGACCAGAGCATCGACATCTACACAGAGTTCTTCAAACCATATGAGCTCACCTCATTTGACGACACGTTCTGCGTGGCCATGACCAACTCTGCCAG GGAGTTCATGCCCAAGACGGTGGGAGTGGACCCCAGTCCCTTCACTGTGAGGAAgccagaggagacagggaagtCAGTGCTGGG taaTAAGAGCAGCAAGGAGGAGGCAGTGCTCCAGAGGAAGACTGCGGCcagcgccccgcccccccccagtgAGGAGGCCATATCCAGCAGCTCGGAGGACGACTCGGAGGAGGACCGCGAGGACGACGCCTCCGTCTCCCAGCGCTCCACCCCTGTCAGGATATCCGAGGCAGGGGACGGCGGCCGCGCGCAGGAG gaccAGCATCAACCAATGAGGGAGACCTACGGGCTCAACCTGGATGACTCTCCCGCCAAGGATGACCTGGTCATATACCACAC gtTTGCACACCTGGGTCAGAATCAACACACGGTGGAGAAGACGGAGCCCACTTACTTAGAGAATGCCATCAACCT